In the genome of Pan troglodytes isolate AG18354 chromosome 15, NHGRI_mPanTro3-v2.0_pri, whole genome shotgun sequence, one region contains:
- the ZNF839 gene encoding zinc finger protein 839 isoform X6 — translation MADAEPEAGGGSEDGGGGGGGGGPAPPGQSGSVARVAPLGPEQLRQVQEQVTKAQPPPPPPPHFVLQDAARRLRDAAQQAALQRGRGTESPRLLPPQQLEAICVKVTSGETKGQERPMPLPTTIQPQTARKSQPPWGNSCLVGLHIASPQLLRVQPLVRTEPQSCFLSDLCQPPAQGFVQRPLPPLQVVPAKRVPAPKAPNEQGSMLTPLSASDPLAVTSLSSSSAHPFISNLHTRHTEKLKKSLKVKTRSGRVSRPPKYKAKDYKFIKTEDLADGHLSDSDDYSELCVEEDEDQRERHALFDLSSCSLRPKSFKCQTCEKSYIGKGGLARHFKLNPGHGQLDPEMVLSEKANGSTLRGCTEERMLSLTSLGLSTPAAPCEGGARSCLVTESARGGLQNGQSVDVEETLPSEPENGALLRSERYQGPRRRACSETPAESRTAVLQQRRAAQLPGGSAMAGEQRASPSKAKLKEFLQQCDREELVELALPQLAQVVTVYEFLLMKVAESLGITEFLRKKEIHPDNLGPKHLSRDMDGEQLEGASSEKREREAAEEGLASVKRPRREALSNDTTESLAANSRGREKPRPLHALATGTIVSQEEDIVIVTDVEGRACGWARQKEFL, via the exons ATGGCGGATGCGGAGCCGGAGGCTGGGGGCGGCAGCGAGgatggtggcggcggcggcggcggcggcggcccggcTCCTCCGGGCCAGAGCGGCAGCGTCGCACGTGTGGCCCCGCTGGGCCCCGAGCAGCTGCGGCAGGTCCAGGAGCAGGTGACGAAggcgcagccgccgccgccgccgccgccccacTTCGTGCTGCAGGACGCGGCGCGGCGGCTGCGGGACGCGGCCCAACAGGCCGCCCTGCAGCGGGGCCGGGGCACCGAGTCCCCGCGCTTGCTCCCGCCCCAG CAACTAGAAGCCATTTGTGTCAAGGTAACGTCTGGAGAAACAAAAGGTCAGGAAAGGCCAATGCCCCTACCGACCACAATCCAGCCCCAAACTGCAAGAAAGAGCCAGCCGCCCTGGGGGAATTCCTGCCTGGTGGGGCTCCACATCGCCAGCCCTCAGCTGCTCAGGGTACAGCCGCTTGTGAGAACCGAGCCACAGTCCTGCTTCCTAAGTGACTTATGCCAACCTCCTGCTCAAGGGTTTGTACAGAGACCACTGCCACCCCTCCAGGTGGTCCCTGCAAAGAGAGTCCCAGCCCCCAAGGCTCCAAATGAACAGGGCTCCATGTTGACCCCTTTGTCTGCCTCTGACCCACTGGCAGTAACATCTCTTTCATCCAGTTCAGCACATCCATTTATTTCCAACTTGCATACAAGACATACTGAGAAACTAAAAAAATCGTTAAAAGTAAAGACACGTTCTGGACGGGTATCTCGACCTCCCAAATATAAAGCTAAAGATTATAAGTTCATAAAAACAGAGGATTTGGCGGATGGTCATCTGTCAGATTCTGATGATTATTCAGAACTCTGTGTGGAAGAAGATGAAGATCAGAGGGAGAGGCACGCACTCTTTGACTTATCAAGCTGCTCCCTGAGGCCCAAAAGCTTTAAGTGTCAGACTTGTGAAAAGTCATATATAGGGAAGGGGGGACTGGCCCGACATTTTAAACTTAACCCAGGGCATGGCCAGCTGGACCCCGAGATGGTGCTGTCTGAGAAAGCCAATGGAAGCACCCTACGGGGGTGCACGGAGGAAAGGATGCTCAGCCTGACCTCCCTGGGGCTGTCCACGCCAGCGGCTCCATGTGAGGGAGGGGCCCGCTCCTGCTTGGTGACAGAGTCAGCACGCGGTGGCCTGCAG AATGGTCAGTCTGTAGACGTTGAAGAGACATTGCCATCTGAACCAGAAAATGGAGCTCTTTTGCGATCAGAGAGATACCAAGGACCTAGAAGACGCGCATGCTCAGAGACCCCTGCAGAGTCCCGCACAGCTGTCCTCCAGCAGAGAAGAGCCGCTCAGCTACCTGGTGGCTCTGCTATGGCAGGGGAGCAGAGGGCGTCGCCAAGCAAAGCCAAGCTCAAGGAG TTCCTCCAGCAGTGTGACCGGGAGGAGCTGGTGGAATTGGCTCTGCCTCAGCTGGCTCAGGTTGTGACCGTGTATGAGTTTCTTCTGATGAAG GTTGCTGAGTCATTAGGAATCACAGAATTCCTACGGAAGAAAGAAATACACCCAGACAACCTTGGACCCAAGCACCTCAGCCGAGACATGGATGGGGAGCAGCTAGAGGGAGCTAGCAGCGAGAAGAGGGAACGTGAG GCTGCGGAGGAGGGACTGGCCTCAGTGAAAAGGCCCAGAAGAGAAGCCCTGTCCAACGATACCACTGAATCTCTTGCTGCCAACAGCAGAGGCCGGGAGAAGCCCAGGCCTTTGCATGCTTTGGCCACTG GTACAATAGTGTCTCAGGAGGAGGACATTGTCATAGTGACTGATGTAGAGGGGCGTGCCTGCGGATGGGCCCGCCAGAAGGAGTTCCTCTAG
- the ZNF839 gene encoding zinc finger protein 839 isoform X5, whose amino-acid sequence MADAEPEAGGGSEDGGGGGGGGGPAPPGQSGSVARVAPLGPEQLRQVQEQVTKAQPPPPPPPHFVLQDAARRLRDAAQQAALQRGRGTESPRLLPPQQLEAICVKVTSGETKGQERPMPLPTTIQPQTARKSQPPWGNSCLVGLHIASPQLLRVQPLVRTEPQSCFLSDLCQPPAQGFVQRPLPPLQVVPAKRVPAPKAPNEQGSMLTPLSASDPLAVTSLSSSSAHPFISNLHTRHTEKLKKSLKVKTRSGRVSRPPKYKAKDYKFIKTEDLADGHLSDSDDYSELCVEEDEDQRERHALFDLSSCSLRPKSFKCQTCEKSYIGKGGLARHFKLNPGHGQLDPEMVLSEKANGSTLRGCTEERMLSLTSLGLSTPAAPCEGGARSCLVTESARGGLQNGQSVDVEETLPSEPENGALLRSERYQGPRRRACSETPAESRTAVLQQRRAAQLPGGSAMAGEQRASPSKAKLKEFLQQCDREELVELALPQLAQVVTVYEFLLMKVEKDHLAKPFFPAIYKEFEELHKMVKKMCQDYLSSSGLCSQETLEINNDKVAESLGITEFLRKKEIHPDNLGPKHLSRDMDGEQLEGASSEKREREAAEEGLASVKRPRREALSNDTTESLAANSRGREKPRPLHALATGTIVSQEEDIVIVTDVEGRACGWARQKEFL is encoded by the exons ATGGCGGATGCGGAGCCGGAGGCTGGGGGCGGCAGCGAGgatggtggcggcggcggcggcggcggcggcccggcTCCTCCGGGCCAGAGCGGCAGCGTCGCACGTGTGGCCCCGCTGGGCCCCGAGCAGCTGCGGCAGGTCCAGGAGCAGGTGACGAAggcgcagccgccgccgccgccgccgccccacTTCGTGCTGCAGGACGCGGCGCGGCGGCTGCGGGACGCGGCCCAACAGGCCGCCCTGCAGCGGGGCCGGGGCACCGAGTCCCCGCGCTTGCTCCCGCCCCAG CAACTAGAAGCCATTTGTGTCAAGGTAACGTCTGGAGAAACAAAAGGTCAGGAAAGGCCAATGCCCCTACCGACCACAATCCAGCCCCAAACTGCAAGAAAGAGCCAGCCGCCCTGGGGGAATTCCTGCCTGGTGGGGCTCCACATCGCCAGCCCTCAGCTGCTCAGGGTACAGCCGCTTGTGAGAACCGAGCCACAGTCCTGCTTCCTAAGTGACTTATGCCAACCTCCTGCTCAAGGGTTTGTACAGAGACCACTGCCACCCCTCCAGGTGGTCCCTGCAAAGAGAGTCCCAGCCCCCAAGGCTCCAAATGAACAGGGCTCCATGTTGACCCCTTTGTCTGCCTCTGACCCACTGGCAGTAACATCTCTTTCATCCAGTTCAGCACATCCATTTATTTCCAACTTGCATACAAGACATACTGAGAAACTAAAAAAATCGTTAAAAGTAAAGACACGTTCTGGACGGGTATCTCGACCTCCCAAATATAAAGCTAAAGATTATAAGTTCATAAAAACAGAGGATTTGGCGGATGGTCATCTGTCAGATTCTGATGATTATTCAGAACTCTGTGTGGAAGAAGATGAAGATCAGAGGGAGAGGCACGCACTCTTTGACTTATCAAGCTGCTCCCTGAGGCCCAAAAGCTTTAAGTGTCAGACTTGTGAAAAGTCATATATAGGGAAGGGGGGACTGGCCCGACATTTTAAACTTAACCCAGGGCATGGCCAGCTGGACCCCGAGATGGTGCTGTCTGAGAAAGCCAATGGAAGCACCCTACGGGGGTGCACGGAGGAAAGGATGCTCAGCCTGACCTCCCTGGGGCTGTCCACGCCAGCGGCTCCATGTGAGGGAGGGGCCCGCTCCTGCTTGGTGACAGAGTCAGCACGCGGTGGCCTGCAG AATGGTCAGTCTGTAGACGTTGAAGAGACATTGCCATCTGAACCAGAAAATGGAGCTCTTTTGCGATCAGAGAGATACCAAGGACCTAGAAGACGCGCATGCTCAGAGACCCCTGCAGAGTCCCGCACAGCTGTCCTCCAGCAGAGAAGAGCCGCTCAGCTACCTGGTGGCTCTGCTATGGCAGGGGAGCAGAGGGCGTCGCCAAGCAAAGCCAAGCTCAAGGAG TTCCTCCAGCAGTGTGACCGGGAGGAGCTGGTGGAATTGGCTCTGCCTCAGCTGGCTCAGGTTGTGACCGTGTATGAGTTTCTTCTGATGAAG GTTGAAAAAGATCATCTAGCAAAGCCTTTTTTCCCAGCTATATATAAGGAATTTGAAGAGTTGCATAAAATGGTTAAGAAAATGTGCCAAGATTACCTCAGTAGTTCTGGTCTGTGTTCCCAGGAGACCCTGGAAATAAACAATGATAAG GTTGCTGAGTCATTAGGAATCACAGAATTCCTACGGAAGAAAGAAATACACCCAGACAACCTTGGACCCAAGCACCTCAGCCGAGACATGGATGGGGAGCAGCTAGAGGGAGCTAGCAGCGAGAAGAGGGAACGTGAG GCTGCGGAGGAGGGACTGGCCTCAGTGAAAAGGCCCAGAAGAGAAGCCCTGTCCAACGATACCACTGAATCTCTTGCTGCCAACAGCAGAGGCCGGGAGAAGCCCAGGCCTTTGCATGCTTTGGCCACTG GTACAATAGTGTCTCAGGAGGAGGACATTGTCATAGTGACTGATGTAGAGGGGCGTGCCTGCGGATGGGCCCGCCAGAAGGAGTTCCTCTAG
- the ZNF839 gene encoding zinc finger protein 839 isoform X2: MADAEPEAGGGSEDGGGGGGGGGPAPPGQSGSVARVAPLGPEQLRQVQEQVTKAQPPPPPPPHFVLQDAARRLRDAAQQAALQRGRGTESPRLLPPQQLEAICVKVTSGETKGQERPMPLPTTIQPQTARKSQPPWGNSCLVGLHIASPQLLRVQPLVRTEPQSCFLSDLCQPPAQGFVQRPLPPLQVVPAKRVPAPKAPNEQGSMLTPLSASDPLAVTSLSSSSAHPFISNLHTRHTEKLKKSLKVKTRSGRVSRPPKYKAKDYKFIKTEDLADGHLSDSDDYSELCVEEDEDQRERHALFDLSSCSLRPKSFKCQTCEKSYIGKGGLARHFKLNPGHGQLDPEMVLSEKANGSTLRGCTEERMLSLTSLGLSTPAAPCEGGARSCLVTESARGGLQNGQSVDVEETLPSEPENGALLRSERYQGPRRRACSETPAESRTAVLQQRRAAQLPGGSAMAGEQRASPSKAKLKEFLQQCDREELVELALPQLAQVVTVYEFLLMKVAESLGITEFLRKKEIHPDNLGPKHLSRDMDGEQLEGASSEKREREAAEEGLASVKRPRREALSNDTTESLAANSRGREKPRPLHALATGFSPPVNVTVSPRSEESHTTMVSGSNGSVFQAGPQLQALANLEARRGSIGAALSSRDVSGLPVYAQSGEPRRLTQAQVAAFPGENALEHSSNQDTWDSLRSPGFCSPLSSGGGAESLPPGGPGHAEAGHLGKVCDFHLNHQQPSPSSVLPAEVAAPPLEKILSVDSVAVDCAYRTVPKPGPQPGPHGSLLTEGRLRSLSGDLNRFPCGMEVHSGQRELESVVAVSEAMAFEISNGSHELLSQGQKQIFIQTSDGLILSPPGTIVSQEEDIVIVTDVEGRACGWARQKEFL; encoded by the exons ATGGCGGATGCGGAGCCGGAGGCTGGGGGCGGCAGCGAGgatggtggcggcggcggcggcggcggcggcccggcTCCTCCGGGCCAGAGCGGCAGCGTCGCACGTGTGGCCCCGCTGGGCCCCGAGCAGCTGCGGCAGGTCCAGGAGCAGGTGACGAAggcgcagccgccgccgccgccgccgccccacTTCGTGCTGCAGGACGCGGCGCGGCGGCTGCGGGACGCGGCCCAACAGGCCGCCCTGCAGCGGGGCCGGGGCACCGAGTCCCCGCGCTTGCTCCCGCCCCAG CAACTAGAAGCCATTTGTGTCAAGGTAACGTCTGGAGAAACAAAAGGTCAGGAAAGGCCAATGCCCCTACCGACCACAATCCAGCCCCAAACTGCAAGAAAGAGCCAGCCGCCCTGGGGGAATTCCTGCCTGGTGGGGCTCCACATCGCCAGCCCTCAGCTGCTCAGGGTACAGCCGCTTGTGAGAACCGAGCCACAGTCCTGCTTCCTAAGTGACTTATGCCAACCTCCTGCTCAAGGGTTTGTACAGAGACCACTGCCACCCCTCCAGGTGGTCCCTGCAAAGAGAGTCCCAGCCCCCAAGGCTCCAAATGAACAGGGCTCCATGTTGACCCCTTTGTCTGCCTCTGACCCACTGGCAGTAACATCTCTTTCATCCAGTTCAGCACATCCATTTATTTCCAACTTGCATACAAGACATACTGAGAAACTAAAAAAATCGTTAAAAGTAAAGACACGTTCTGGACGGGTATCTCGACCTCCCAAATATAAAGCTAAAGATTATAAGTTCATAAAAACAGAGGATTTGGCGGATGGTCATCTGTCAGATTCTGATGATTATTCAGAACTCTGTGTGGAAGAAGATGAAGATCAGAGGGAGAGGCACGCACTCTTTGACTTATCAAGCTGCTCCCTGAGGCCCAAAAGCTTTAAGTGTCAGACTTGTGAAAAGTCATATATAGGGAAGGGGGGACTGGCCCGACATTTTAAACTTAACCCAGGGCATGGCCAGCTGGACCCCGAGATGGTGCTGTCTGAGAAAGCCAATGGAAGCACCCTACGGGGGTGCACGGAGGAAAGGATGCTCAGCCTGACCTCCCTGGGGCTGTCCACGCCAGCGGCTCCATGTGAGGGAGGGGCCCGCTCCTGCTTGGTGACAGAGTCAGCACGCGGTGGCCTGCAG AATGGTCAGTCTGTAGACGTTGAAGAGACATTGCCATCTGAACCAGAAAATGGAGCTCTTTTGCGATCAGAGAGATACCAAGGACCTAGAAGACGCGCATGCTCAGAGACCCCTGCAGAGTCCCGCACAGCTGTCCTCCAGCAGAGAAGAGCCGCTCAGCTACCTGGTGGCTCTGCTATGGCAGGGGAGCAGAGGGCGTCGCCAAGCAAAGCCAAGCTCAAGGAG TTCCTCCAGCAGTGTGACCGGGAGGAGCTGGTGGAATTGGCTCTGCCTCAGCTGGCTCAGGTTGTGACCGTGTATGAGTTTCTTCTGATGAAG GTTGCTGAGTCATTAGGAATCACAGAATTCCTACGGAAGAAAGAAATACACCCAGACAACCTTGGACCCAAGCACCTCAGCCGAGACATGGATGGGGAGCAGCTAGAGGGAGCTAGCAGCGAGAAGAGGGAACGTGAG GCTGCGGAGGAGGGACTGGCCTCAGTGAAAAGGCCCAGAAGAGAAGCCCTGTCCAACGATACCACTGAATCTCTTGCTGCCAACAGCAGAGGCCGGGAGAAGCCCAGGCCTTTGCATGCTTTGGCCACTG GTTTTTCCCCTCCAGTAAATGTGACTGTCTCTCCCCGTTCTGAAGAAAGCCATACAACGATGGTTTCTGGTAGCAATGGGAGCGTGTTCCAGGCGGGCCCGCAGCTTCAGGCACTGGCTAACTTAGAAGCCAGGAGGGGGTCTATAGGTGCTGCTCTCTCATCCCGGGATGTCAGTGGGCTGCCTGTTTATGCTCAGTCAGGAGAGCCTAGGAGGCTGACCCAGGCACAGGTGGCAGCGTTTCCTGGAGAGAATGCTTTGGAACACTCTTCAAACCAGGACACCTGGGACAGCCTGAGGAGCCCGGGTTTCTGCAGCCCTTTGTCATCTGGTGGTGGAGCAGAGTCTCTGCCGCCTGGGGGGCCTGGACATGCAGAGGCAGGACACCTCGGCAAGGTTTGTGACTTCCACCTGAACCACCAGCAGCCCAGCCCCAGCAGCGTCCTGCCTGCAGAGGTGGCAGCCCCTCCGCTTGAGAAAATTTTGTCTGTGGATAGCGTGGCAGTGGACTGTGCCTACAGGACTGTGCCCAAGCCAGGGCCTCAGCCCGGCCCACATGGATCACTATTGACTGAAGGGCGTCTCAGAAGCCTTTCGGGGGACTTGAACCGGTTCCCCTGTGGGATGGAGGTGCACTCTGGCCAGAGAGAACTGGAGAGCGTGGTTGCTGTCAGCGAAGCCATGGCTTTTGAAATTTCCAATGGGAGCCATGAGTTACTGTCTCAGGGACAGAAGCAGATTTTTATTCAGACTTCCGATGGGCTTATCTTGTCCCCTCCAGGTACAATAGTGTCTCAGGAGGAGGACATTGTCATAGTGACTGATGTAGAGGGGCGTGCCTGCGGATGGGCCCGCCAGAAGGAGTTCCTCTAG
- the ZNF839 gene encoding zinc finger protein 839 isoform X1, with protein MADAEPEAGGGSEDGGGGGGGGGPAPPGQSGSVARVAPLGPEQLRQVQEQVTKAQPPPPPPPHFVLQDAARRLRDAAQQAALQRGRGTESPRLLPPQQLEAICVKVTSGETKGQERPMPLPTTIQPQTARKSQPPWGNSCLVGLHIASPQLLRVQPLVRTEPQSCFLSDLCQPPAQGFVQRPLPPLQVVPAKRVPAPKAPNEQGSMLTPLSASDPLAVTSLSSSSAHPFISNLHTRHTEKLKKSLKVKTRSGRVSRPPKYKAKDYKFIKTEDLADGHLSDSDDYSELCVEEDEDQRERHALFDLSSCSLRPKSFKCQTCEKSYIGKGGLARHFKLNPGHGQLDPEMVLSEKANGSTLRGCTEERMLSLTSLGLSTPAAPCEGGARSCLVTESARGGLQNGQSVDVEETLPSEPENGALLRSERYQGPRRRACSETPAESRTAVLQQRRAAQLPGGSAMAGEQRASPSKAKLKEFLQQCDREELVELALPQLAQVVTVYEFLLMKVEKDHLAKPFFPAIYKEFEELHKMVKKMCQDYLSSSGLCSQETLEINNDKVAESLGITEFLRKKEIHPDNLGPKHLSRDMDGEQLEGASSEKREREAAEEGLASVKRPRREALSNDTTESLAANSRGREKPRPLHALATGFSPPVNVTVSPRSEESHTTMVSGSNGSVFQAGPQLQALANLEARRGSIGAALSSRDVSGLPVYAQSGEPRRLTQAQVAAFPGENALEHSSNQDTWDSLRSPGFCSPLSSGGGAESLPPGGPGHAEAGHLGKVCDFHLNHQQPSPSSVLPAEVAAPPLEKILSVDSVAVDCAYRTVPKPGPQPGPHGSLLTEGRLRSLSGDLNRFPCGMEVHSGQRELESVVAVSEAMAFEISNGSHELLSQGQKQIFIQTSDGLILSPPGTIVSQEEDIVIVTDVEGRACGWARQKEFL; from the exons ATGGCGGATGCGGAGCCGGAGGCTGGGGGCGGCAGCGAGgatggtggcggcggcggcggcggcggcggcccggcTCCTCCGGGCCAGAGCGGCAGCGTCGCACGTGTGGCCCCGCTGGGCCCCGAGCAGCTGCGGCAGGTCCAGGAGCAGGTGACGAAggcgcagccgccgccgccgccgccgccccacTTCGTGCTGCAGGACGCGGCGCGGCGGCTGCGGGACGCGGCCCAACAGGCCGCCCTGCAGCGGGGCCGGGGCACCGAGTCCCCGCGCTTGCTCCCGCCCCAG CAACTAGAAGCCATTTGTGTCAAGGTAACGTCTGGAGAAACAAAAGGTCAGGAAAGGCCAATGCCCCTACCGACCACAATCCAGCCCCAAACTGCAAGAAAGAGCCAGCCGCCCTGGGGGAATTCCTGCCTGGTGGGGCTCCACATCGCCAGCCCTCAGCTGCTCAGGGTACAGCCGCTTGTGAGAACCGAGCCACAGTCCTGCTTCCTAAGTGACTTATGCCAACCTCCTGCTCAAGGGTTTGTACAGAGACCACTGCCACCCCTCCAGGTGGTCCCTGCAAAGAGAGTCCCAGCCCCCAAGGCTCCAAATGAACAGGGCTCCATGTTGACCCCTTTGTCTGCCTCTGACCCACTGGCAGTAACATCTCTTTCATCCAGTTCAGCACATCCATTTATTTCCAACTTGCATACAAGACATACTGAGAAACTAAAAAAATCGTTAAAAGTAAAGACACGTTCTGGACGGGTATCTCGACCTCCCAAATATAAAGCTAAAGATTATAAGTTCATAAAAACAGAGGATTTGGCGGATGGTCATCTGTCAGATTCTGATGATTATTCAGAACTCTGTGTGGAAGAAGATGAAGATCAGAGGGAGAGGCACGCACTCTTTGACTTATCAAGCTGCTCCCTGAGGCCCAAAAGCTTTAAGTGTCAGACTTGTGAAAAGTCATATATAGGGAAGGGGGGACTGGCCCGACATTTTAAACTTAACCCAGGGCATGGCCAGCTGGACCCCGAGATGGTGCTGTCTGAGAAAGCCAATGGAAGCACCCTACGGGGGTGCACGGAGGAAAGGATGCTCAGCCTGACCTCCCTGGGGCTGTCCACGCCAGCGGCTCCATGTGAGGGAGGGGCCCGCTCCTGCTTGGTGACAGAGTCAGCACGCGGTGGCCTGCAG AATGGTCAGTCTGTAGACGTTGAAGAGACATTGCCATCTGAACCAGAAAATGGAGCTCTTTTGCGATCAGAGAGATACCAAGGACCTAGAAGACGCGCATGCTCAGAGACCCCTGCAGAGTCCCGCACAGCTGTCCTCCAGCAGAGAAGAGCCGCTCAGCTACCTGGTGGCTCTGCTATGGCAGGGGAGCAGAGGGCGTCGCCAAGCAAAGCCAAGCTCAAGGAG TTCCTCCAGCAGTGTGACCGGGAGGAGCTGGTGGAATTGGCTCTGCCTCAGCTGGCTCAGGTTGTGACCGTGTATGAGTTTCTTCTGATGAAG GTTGAAAAAGATCATCTAGCAAAGCCTTTTTTCCCAGCTATATATAAGGAATTTGAAGAGTTGCATAAAATGGTTAAGAAAATGTGCCAAGATTACCTCAGTAGTTCTGGTCTGTGTTCCCAGGAGACCCTGGAAATAAACAATGATAAG GTTGCTGAGTCATTAGGAATCACAGAATTCCTACGGAAGAAAGAAATACACCCAGACAACCTTGGACCCAAGCACCTCAGCCGAGACATGGATGGGGAGCAGCTAGAGGGAGCTAGCAGCGAGAAGAGGGAACGTGAG GCTGCGGAGGAGGGACTGGCCTCAGTGAAAAGGCCCAGAAGAGAAGCCCTGTCCAACGATACCACTGAATCTCTTGCTGCCAACAGCAGAGGCCGGGAGAAGCCCAGGCCTTTGCATGCTTTGGCCACTG GTTTTTCCCCTCCAGTAAATGTGACTGTCTCTCCCCGTTCTGAAGAAAGCCATACAACGATGGTTTCTGGTAGCAATGGGAGCGTGTTCCAGGCGGGCCCGCAGCTTCAGGCACTGGCTAACTTAGAAGCCAGGAGGGGGTCTATAGGTGCTGCTCTCTCATCCCGGGATGTCAGTGGGCTGCCTGTTTATGCTCAGTCAGGAGAGCCTAGGAGGCTGACCCAGGCACAGGTGGCAGCGTTTCCTGGAGAGAATGCTTTGGAACACTCTTCAAACCAGGACACCTGGGACAGCCTGAGGAGCCCGGGTTTCTGCAGCCCTTTGTCATCTGGTGGTGGAGCAGAGTCTCTGCCGCCTGGGGGGCCTGGACATGCAGAGGCAGGACACCTCGGCAAGGTTTGTGACTTCCACCTGAACCACCAGCAGCCCAGCCCCAGCAGCGTCCTGCCTGCAGAGGTGGCAGCCCCTCCGCTTGAGAAAATTTTGTCTGTGGATAGCGTGGCAGTGGACTGTGCCTACAGGACTGTGCCCAAGCCAGGGCCTCAGCCCGGCCCACATGGATCACTATTGACTGAAGGGCGTCTCAGAAGCCTTTCGGGGGACTTGAACCGGTTCCCCTGTGGGATGGAGGTGCACTCTGGCCAGAGAGAACTGGAGAGCGTGGTTGCTGTCAGCGAAGCCATGGCTTTTGAAATTTCCAATGGGAGCCATGAGTTACTGTCTCAGGGACAGAAGCAGATTTTTATTCAGACTTCCGATGGGCTTATCTTGTCCCCTCCAGGTACAATAGTGTCTCAGGAGGAGGACATTGTCATAGTGACTGATGTAGAGGGGCGTGCCTGCGGATGGGCCCGCCAGAAGGAGTTCCTCTAG